A stretch of DNA from Phaeodactylum tricornutum CCAP 1055/1 chromosome 29, whole genome shotgun sequence:
CTGGCAAACAGAGATTTTTAATCAAAGGGTTCCGCAAtcctttccaaaaaggagTAGTTTCCAGCAATGGATCCCCATGAAATGGATGGCTCTTCGGCGCCACGTCGTCGGAACGACAACCACTGGCATCAACCCTTGAACCCCCAGCACGAAGTTGATACCGATCAGCCAGCACTAGAGACCGACATTACATTGCGAGAAGAATCGCACATGCGAAGTATTGTCAAAGGTCTAACTTGGAGAATTGTGGCAACTACTACGACTACTATTATTGCGTGGTTGGTGACTGGCAAAGTCGAAGCGGCACTACAAATTGGCTTTTTCGAGTTCTTTGCCAAACTACTGATCTACTACCTCCACGAGCGGCTCTGGATCCGCATTGCTTTGTAGAAGGAGAAGGAATTCGAATCTTGCAAAATGTCGCAGCACCTTTTTCTCATTTTCAATTTGTTTGCTACTGCAATCAAAACCCATCAAGCTGCCACAGTCAAAACGTAACTGAATACCGAGTGTATCTTAATTTGCACTGATTAAATCGAAATACATTATGAGTCGTTCCATACGAGTAAATCAGAATGGAAAAGTTATCATCTCTTCGCATCGGCAAGTCCTGTAATTGGCTGGAAAAACCCTCACAACCAACAACGACTCTTACGTAGTTGATCCGTTTGTCGTCCGTTCGGTTTTACAGATAcctatttacagttaattttGTGACTCGTCGGCATGCGCCGTCTCATTTTGGGATTTCTACAGATCTCTGGGCTCCGTAGCGGCAAAAAAATTGTACATTGCCAAGAGCGtactttttgcttttctctCTATTGGCAGCCTCCTATAATAACGAGATACGTAACTCCACCAATCCAGAAAGCAACGAGTGTTCTTTTTGCCTAtttctttgtcaaaattCTCGCATCAGCCGCTCGACGACAAGTCTTGGGCACGACACCGTGTGCTTCTGTTAAACATAAAGCTACGGTTGTCCACCTGCCAATTTCCCGCCACCATTTGAGCGTTTGGACGCACTTTACCCCACTGTTGTTCCAAAGTATTTTGCCATCGACGAAACATCTACCAGTTGGTAAGTCGTTGAAGCATTCACCTGTTTCGTCCACAGTTATGTCTAGTGAAAGCAGTACCGGGGGACGAACGACTGTCGCTGCAGGGTCTGCTGGAAAAAACCAACTGAATACAGCTCTGGAGGGAACTAGCAGCACAGTCGATGAGGACGTTGATGAGCTTGCCGATGCGTTGAAGCAGGTACACGTACAAGAAAAAGGAGTATCTTACGTGTACAAAGAGCATGATGTTCCGGAGACCATCCACCGAATTGCTTCCTGGATTGAAAGTGGAAAAATTGACAACATTCTTGTACTCTCAGGTGCAGGTGTTAGCGTGGCGGCCGGCATTCCAGACTTTCGGACTCCAGGTACCGGTCTCTATGATAATTTGCAGAAGTACAACTTGCCTTATCCCGAAGCAGTCTTCGATTTGAATTTTTACCGAAGGAATCCACAACCCTTTGTTTCCCTGGCCAAGGAAATCTGGCCGGGAATTTCACACCTTCCGACATTAACGCATTCCTTCCTGACTTTGCTTGCGAACAAAGGATTGCTGTTGCGTAATTATTCTCAAAACATCGACGGGCTCGAGTTCTTAGCGAACTTGCACCCTGACAAACTGGTAGAATGCCACGGTCATTTTCGCACCGCTAGCTGCGTCCGGTGTGGCAAGGCTGCGGACGGTGAAATTGTCAAGGAAACGATTGTATTTGAAGGCAAGGCACCGAAATGCTCCCATTGCAAAAAAGGCTTCGTCAAGCCAGACATTGTCTTTTTCGGCGAAGGATTACCCCCTCGATTTCATTCGCTCTTAGAGCAAGACCTGGAGCGCGCTGACTGCGTATTGATCCTGGGAACTAGCCTGCAAGTGGCACCTGTTAGTATGATCCCAGACATGGTGGAAAAGAGCTGTAAGCGAATACTCTTCAACAGAGAATTGGTCGGCTCATTTGATTTGAGCAGTAAGGATCGGGATGTGTTTCATCAAGGCGATTGCGACGACTCAATTGCTAGCCTATCCAAACGCTTGGGATGGTACGAAGATCTTGTCATTGCCAATAGAAAGGTCAAAGAATCAATTCAAAatacaaaaacaaaaagcaaaaaatcTTGAGCCTCGTGGAACGGTTTTGTGATTGCTATAATACTAAGAGTTGTCTTTGAGACATTATCTGAAAGTTTGTGTTGCAGATCGAAATTTCGGGATTGCCTTTAGAACAAGATAAAACCAGCACGAACATTGTCTTCCGCCTCCTTATTCAAGAGCGCTGGTTCTCCGTGTTGCAAGCAAGTACGCACATCTCCAGCCAAGACCCTTTTTACAATGCCGTCAGCTTCTTATTCTCCAAGGCGCCCTTCATTCTGCCTGTAGCAGTACTTTTTGTTGTTTCTTCAACAATAGATAG
This window harbors:
- a CDS encoding predicted protein — its product is TIHRIASWIESGKIDNILVLSGAGVSVAAGIPDFRTPGTGLYDNLQKYNLPYPEAVFDLNFYRRNPQPFVSLAKEIWPGISHLPTLTHSFLTLLANKGLLLRNYSQNIDGLEFLANLHPDKLVECHGHFRTASCVRCGKAADGEIVKETIVFEGKAPKCSHCKKGFVKPDIVFFGEGLPPRFHSLLEQDLERADCVLILGTSLQVAPVSMIPDMVEKSCKRILFNRELVGSFDLSSKDRDVFHQGDCDDSIASLSKRLGWYEDL
- a CDS encoding predicted protein gives rise to the protein MDPHEMDGSSAPRRRNDNHWHQPLNPQHEVDTDQPALETDITLREESHMRSIVKGLTWRIVATTTTTIIAWLVTGKVEAALQIGFFEFFAKLLIYYLHERLWIRIAL